A window of the Aeromicrobium phoceense genome harbors these coding sequences:
- a CDS encoding AMP-binding protein, producing the protein MGDLGYKLKVLRRIGVIKALPPHKLIGAARVLKKWGPGLPSGINAAAKRYPKQIAIIDDAGEITYEDLVTQVNQFTEVLRERGIEPGDSVAVLSRNHRYLVIALIAVVQLGGRVLLLNTMSSRAQLTDLAEREGAELLILDQEFLPLVEDVRRSRLMLAWADADAPSDLPSIESSTVGKPSGDQPVPSRHGEMIIFTSGTTGLPKGAKRKEPEDLKPLLAYFGAIPYQSNSVVSIAAPLFHSWGLINLGFGLSTCPTFVLRRKFIPEQTLRDIEKYKVRVLVVVPLMLQRMVKADPRVVKETDVSSLQITASSGSALAGDLALHFMDMYTDSIYNFYGATETSWITIADPKDLRAAPGTAGRVPWRTTVKILDHDGNEVPQGDIGVIHVVNDMPFGGYTDGRNKSFHSGLMDSGDLGYFDEEGRLFVAGRDDDMIISGGENVFPRELEDCLVEHPEVADVVVTGIADPEWGQRLAAYVVRKEGSDVSADELVEFAKDNVARSAVPRGVMFLDTLPRNPTGKVMKRQLPAFETTA; encoded by the coding sequence ATGGGTGACTTGGGTTACAAACTGAAGGTTCTGCGCCGCATTGGCGTCATCAAGGCGCTGCCGCCGCACAAGCTGATCGGTGCCGCGCGCGTGCTCAAGAAGTGGGGTCCGGGGCTGCCGTCCGGCATCAACGCCGCGGCCAAGCGCTACCCCAAGCAGATCGCGATCATCGACGACGCCGGCGAGATCACCTACGAGGACCTCGTCACGCAGGTCAACCAGTTCACCGAGGTGCTGCGCGAGCGCGGCATCGAGCCCGGTGACTCGGTCGCGGTCCTGTCGCGCAACCACCGCTACCTCGTCATCGCCCTCATCGCCGTCGTGCAGCTGGGCGGCCGCGTCCTGCTGCTCAACACGATGTCCAGCCGCGCGCAGCTGACCGACCTGGCCGAGCGCGAGGGCGCCGAGCTGCTCATCCTCGACCAGGAGTTCCTGCCGCTCGTCGAGGACGTCCGGCGCAGCCGCCTCATGCTGGCCTGGGCCGATGCCGACGCACCCTCGGACCTGCCCTCGATCGAGTCCTCCACGGTCGGCAAGCCGTCCGGCGACCAGCCCGTCCCCTCGCGGCACGGCGAGATGATCATCTTCACCTCCGGCACGACGGGCCTGCCCAAGGGCGCGAAGCGCAAGGAGCCCGAGGACCTCAAGCCGCTGCTGGCGTACTTCGGCGCGATCCCGTACCAGAGCAACTCGGTCGTCTCGATCGCCGCGCCGCTGTTCCACTCGTGGGGCCTGATCAACCTGGGCTTCGGCCTGTCGACGTGCCCCACGTTCGTGCTGCGCCGCAAGTTCATCCCCGAGCAGACCCTGCGCGACATCGAGAAGTACAAGGTCCGCGTCCTCGTGGTGGTGCCCCTCATGCTCCAGCGCATGGTCAAGGCCGACCCGCGGGTGGTCAAGGAGACCGACGTGTCCAGCCTGCAGATCACCGCCTCCAGCGGCTCGGCCCTGGCCGGCGACCTGGCGCTGCACTTCATGGACATGTACACCGACTCGATCTACAACTTCTACGGTGCCACCGAGACCAGCTGGATCACGATCGCCGACCCGAAGGACCTGCGCGCCGCGCCGGGCACCGCGGGCCGGGTCCCGTGGCGCACGACGGTCAAGATCCTCGACCACGACGGCAACGAGGTGCCCCAGGGCGACATCGGCGTCATCCACGTGGTCAACGACATGCCGTTCGGCGGCTACACCGACGGCCGCAACAAGTCGTTCCACTCGGGCCTGATGGACTCGGGCGACCTCGGCTACTTCGACGAGGAGGGTCGCCTCTTCGTCGCCGGCCGCGACGACGACATGATCATCTCCGGCGGTGAGAACGTCTTCCCGCGCGAGCTCGAGGACTGCCTCGTCGAGCACCCCGAGGTGGCCGACGTGGTCGTCACCGGCATCGCCGACCCCGAGTGGGGTCAGCGCCTGGCCGCCTACGTGGTGCGCAAGGAGGGCAGCGACGTCAGCGCCGACGAGCTGGTCGAGTTCGCCAAGGACAACGTCGCCCGCTCCGCCGTGCCGCGCGGTGTCATGTTCCTCGACACCCTGCCGCGCAACCCCACGGGCAAGGTCATGAAGCGGCAGCTGCCCGCCTTCGAGACCACCGCCTGA
- a CDS encoding aldehyde dehydrogenase family protein — MAVYAAPGTEGSVVSYKPRYDHWIGGEYVAPAKGQYFENVSPVNGQVFCEVARGTAEDIEAALDAAHAAAPAWGKTSTTERAIILNKIADRIEENLEMLAVGETWDNGKPVRETMAADLPLAVDHFRYFAGCIRAQEGSISQIDEDTVAYHFHEPLGVVGQIIPWNFPLLMAVWKLAPALAAGNAIVLKPAEQTPASIMLLMELIADLLPPGVLNVVNGFGAEAGAPLAASSRIRKIAFTGETTTGRLIMQNAAQNLIPVTLELGGKSPNIFFEDVASADDAFYDKALEGFTMFALNQGEVCTCPSRALVQNSILEQFLPAATERTKAIKQGNPLDTETMIGAQASNDQLEKILSYIQIGVEEGARIITGGERVDLGGDLSGGYYVAPTIFQGHNKMRIFQEEIFGPVVSVTGFDDFDDAMGIANDTLYGLGAGVWSRDTSTAYRAGRTIEAGRVWTNCYHQYPAHAAFGGYKNSGIGRENHRQMLDHYQQTKSLLVSYSPNALGFF, encoded by the coding sequence ATGGCCGTCTACGCAGCGCCCGGCACCGAGGGCAGCGTCGTCTCCTACAAGCCGCGCTACGACCACTGGATCGGCGGCGAGTACGTCGCCCCTGCCAAGGGCCAGTACTTCGAGAACGTCTCCCCGGTCAACGGCCAGGTGTTCTGCGAGGTCGCCCGAGGAACCGCCGAGGACATCGAGGCCGCGCTGGACGCCGCCCACGCGGCCGCGCCGGCATGGGGCAAGACGTCCACGACCGAGCGGGCGATCATCCTCAACAAGATCGCCGACCGCATCGAGGAGAACCTCGAGATGCTGGCCGTCGGCGAGACCTGGGACAACGGCAAGCCCGTCCGCGAGACGATGGCCGCCGACCTGCCGCTCGCGGTGGACCACTTCCGGTACTTCGCCGGCTGCATCCGCGCCCAGGAGGGCTCGATCAGCCAGATCGACGAGGACACGGTCGCGTACCACTTCCACGAGCCGCTCGGCGTCGTCGGCCAGATCATCCCGTGGAACTTCCCGCTGCTGATGGCCGTGTGGAAGCTCGCTCCGGCGCTCGCGGCCGGCAACGCGATCGTCCTCAAGCCCGCCGAGCAGACGCCGGCGTCCATCATGCTGCTGATGGAGCTGATCGCCGACCTGCTTCCCCCGGGCGTCCTCAACGTGGTCAACGGCTTCGGTGCCGAGGCCGGCGCCCCGCTGGCGGCCAGCAGCCGCATCCGCAAGATCGCGTTCACCGGCGAGACGACCACGGGCCGGCTCATCATGCAGAACGCGGCGCAGAACCTCATCCCCGTCACCCTCGAGCTGGGCGGCAAGAGCCCGAACATCTTCTTCGAGGACGTCGCGAGCGCGGACGACGCGTTCTACGACAAGGCGCTCGAGGGATTCACGATGTTCGCCCTCAACCAGGGCGAGGTCTGCACGTGCCCCAGCCGCGCGCTCGTCCAGAACTCGATCCTCGAGCAGTTCCTGCCCGCAGCGACCGAGCGCACCAAGGCGATCAAGCAGGGCAACCCGCTGGACACCGAGACGATGATCGGCGCGCAGGCGAGCAACGACCAGCTCGAGAAGATCCTGTCCTATATCCAGATCGGCGTGGAGGAGGGAGCCCGCATCATCACCGGCGGCGAGCGCGTCGACCTCGGCGGCGACCTGTCGGGCGGCTACTACGTGGCGCCGACGATCTTCCAGGGCCACAACAAGATGCGCATCTTCCAGGAGGAGATCTTCGGCCCGGTCGTCTCGGTGACCGGCTTCGACGACTTCGACGACGCGATGGGCATCGCCAACGACACGCTCTACGGTCTCGGCGCCGGCGTGTGGAGCCGCGACACCAGCACCGCCTACCGCGCGGGCCGGACGATCGAGGCCGGCCGCGTCTGGACGAACTGCTACCACCAGTACCCCGCGCACGCGGCGTTCGGCGGCTACAAGAACTCCGGGATCGGGCGCGAGAACCACCGCCAGATGCTCGACCACTACCAGCAGACGAAGAGCCTCCTCGTCAGCTACTCGCCCAACGCTCTCGGCTTCTTCTGA
- the cysN gene encoding sulfate adenylyltransferase subunit CysN: MDILRFATAGSVDDGKSTLIGRLLFDSKSIFTDQLEAVEATSAQRGDEYTDLALLTDGLRAEREQGITIDVAYRYFSTPKRKFIIADTPGHIQYTRNMVTGASTADLAIILVDARKGLQEQSRRHATLVSLLRVPHVVLAINKMDLVDWSEDVYKRISDEFVDFAARLEFTDVTTIPLSALTGDNVVSRSAEMDWFEGPSLLHHLENVYIASDRNLVDVRFPVQYVIRPQNGQGDYRAFAGQVVSGVMRPGDEVLVLPSGLPSRIKAIDTAQGELAEAFAPMSVTVRLEDEVDVSRGDMIVRPNNQPVVTQDLDAMVCWMDSDAMTVGGKYAIKHTTRSARALVKEIKYELDVNTLHRNQAPGSLGLNAIGRVVLRTTQPLMVDPYQRNRQSGSFILIDEATNRTVGAGTITEH; this comes from the coding sequence ATGGACATCCTGCGATTCGCCACGGCCGGCTCGGTCGACGACGGCAAGAGCACCCTCATCGGCCGGCTGCTGTTCGACAGCAAGTCGATCTTCACCGACCAGCTCGAGGCCGTGGAGGCCACGAGCGCCCAGCGTGGCGACGAGTACACCGACCTGGCGCTGCTCACCGACGGCCTGCGCGCCGAGCGCGAGCAGGGCATCACGATCGACGTGGCCTACCGCTACTTCTCGACGCCGAAGCGCAAGTTCATCATCGCGGACACGCCCGGGCACATCCAGTACACGCGCAACATGGTGACGGGCGCCTCCACCGCCGACCTCGCGATCATCCTCGTGGACGCCCGCAAGGGCCTGCAGGAGCAGAGCCGCCGCCACGCCACGCTCGTGTCGCTGCTGCGCGTGCCGCACGTCGTGCTGGCGATCAACAAGATGGACCTCGTCGACTGGTCCGAGGACGTCTACAAGCGCATCAGCGACGAGTTCGTCGACTTCGCCGCGCGCCTGGAGTTCACCGACGTCACGACGATCCCGCTCTCGGCGCTCACGGGCGACAACGTCGTCTCGCGCTCGGCCGAGATGGACTGGTTCGAGGGGCCGTCGCTGCTGCACCACCTGGAGAACGTCTACATCGCGAGCGACCGCAACCTCGTCGACGTGCGGTTCCCCGTGCAGTACGTCATCCGTCCCCAGAACGGCCAGGGCGACTACCGCGCGTTCGCGGGCCAGGTCGTCAGCGGCGTCATGCGCCCCGGCGACGAGGTGCTGGTGCTGCCCAGCGGGCTGCCCAGCCGGATCAAGGCGATCGACACCGCGCAGGGCGAGCTGGCCGAGGCGTTCGCGCCGATGTCGGTCACCGTGCGCCTCGAGGACGAGGTCGACGTGTCGCGCGGCGACATGATCGTGCGCCCCAACAACCAGCCGGTCGTCACCCAGGATCTCGACGCGATGGTCTGCTGGATGGACAGCGACGCCATGACCGTCGGCGGCAAGTACGCGATCAAGCACACCACCCGGTCGGCCCGCGCGCTGGTCAAGGAGATCAAGTACGAGCTCGACGTGAACACCCTGCACCGCAACCAGGCGCCGGGCAGCCTCGGGCTCAACGCGATCGGTCGCGTGGTGCTGCGTACCACGCAGCCGCTGATGGTCGATCCCTACCAGCGGAACCGGCAGTCGGGGTCGTTCATCCTCATCGACGAGGCCACGAACCGCACGGTCGGCGCGGGCACCATCACCGAGCACTGA
- the cysC gene encoding adenylyl-sulfate kinase — translation MSADAVLRGHQLDGLELILGGFLDAVDGYCLPGRVPADWPLEANLAVPADAAREAVAQGSLTLTDPDNTPLAVLVLTDTRPNDDGTTWLAGRLRAVRAAEHPPARGSRLVVPVNLGDHVVALFGGRVGAADVLRAVDLAAGRPLALVGVGDDAWAGDMALMEELRRCAEQVPNAAAWYLPAPAVSETTTSQEVLAIALRSLGVRDPLDFRRPGVREARGAVLLLTGLSGAGKSTVGRAVVEAVIARGLAHAVLLDGDDVRRELSDGLGYSREDRARNLTRIAWVGARVAEAGGLAVCAPIAPFASVRRAMRERVEPRSQFLVVHVATPLVVAEARDRKGLYAKARAGLIRDFTGIDSPYERPHDADLTIDTSLMGVGECVEAVVGLLRERGVVAGS, via the coding sequence GTGAGCGCCGACGCGGTGCTGCGCGGCCACCAGCTCGACGGGCTCGAGCTGATCCTGGGCGGGTTCCTCGACGCGGTCGACGGCTACTGCCTGCCCGGACGGGTCCCGGCGGACTGGCCGCTGGAGGCCAACCTCGCGGTCCCGGCCGACGCGGCCCGTGAGGCGGTGGCCCAGGGGTCGCTGACGCTGACCGATCCCGACAACACGCCGCTGGCCGTGCTCGTGCTGACCGACACCCGCCCCAACGACGACGGCACCACGTGGCTGGCGGGCCGGCTGCGGGCCGTGCGGGCCGCCGAGCACCCTCCGGCCCGTGGGTCCCGCCTCGTCGTGCCGGTGAACCTCGGCGACCACGTCGTGGCGCTCTTCGGTGGTCGGGTCGGCGCTGCCGACGTCCTGCGCGCCGTGGACCTCGCGGCGGGCCGCCCGCTCGCCCTGGTCGGCGTCGGCGACGACGCCTGGGCCGGCGACATGGCCCTCATGGAGGAGCTGCGCCGCTGTGCCGAGCAGGTGCCGAACGCCGCGGCCTGGTACCTCCCGGCCCCCGCCGTCAGCGAGACCACGACCTCGCAGGAGGTGCTCGCGATCGCCCTGCGCTCCCTCGGGGTCCGGGACCCGCTCGACTTCCGCAGGCCCGGCGTGCGGGAGGCCCGCGGTGCCGTGCTGCTGCTCACGGGGCTCTCCGGCGCCGGCAAGTCGACCGTGGGGCGTGCCGTGGTGGAGGCGGTCATCGCCCGCGGCCTGGCACACGCGGTCCTGCTCGACGGCGACGACGTGCGCCGTGAGCTGTCCGACGGGCTCGGGTACAGCCGGGAGGACCGCGCCAGGAACCTGACCCGGATCGCGTGGGTCGGTGCCCGGGTCGCCGAGGCCGGCGGCCTGGCCGTGTGCGCTCCCATCGCTCCCTTCGCCTCGGTGCGTCGGGCGATGCGCGAGCGCGTCGAGCCGCGCTCGCAGTTCCTGGTCGTCCACGTGGCCACGCCGCTGGTCGTCGCCGAGGCCCGCGATCGCAAGGGCCTCTACGCCAAGGCGCGCGCCGGCCTCATCCGCGACTTCACCGGGATCGACTCGCCGTACGAGCGCCCCCACGACGCAGACCTCACGATCGACACGTCGCTCATGGGGGTGGGGGAGTGCGTCGAGGCCGTGGTAGGCCTGTTGCGGGAGCGAGGCGTCGTCGCCGGGTCGTGA
- the cysD gene encoding sulfate adenylyltransferase subunit CysD codes for MTDTRESRRYGMSQLDHLEAEAIYIIRELVAENERPALLFSGGKDSVVMLNLAVRAFAPGPIPFPVVHIDTGHNFDEVLEFRDRVVEQLGVRLIVGSVQDAIDEGFVREEPNGSRNRIQTPVLIRTTEQHGLSALFGGARRDEEKARAKERVFSFRDDFGQWDPKNQRPELWSLYNGRIHPGESIRCFPLSNWTELDIWQYIAREDIELPDIYYAQKREVFLRGGMYFTINQHCQPRDDEEVFVESVRYRTVGDATLTAAVPSTATTPDEVVAEVAATRITERGATRGDDKVSEAAMEDRKKEGYF; via the coding sequence ATGACCGACACGCGTGAGTCGCGTCGCTACGGCATGAGCCAGCTCGACCATCTCGAGGCCGAGGCGATCTACATCATCCGCGAGCTCGTCGCGGAGAACGAGCGGCCCGCCCTGCTGTTCTCCGGCGGCAAGGACTCGGTCGTGATGCTCAACCTCGCGGTGCGCGCCTTCGCGCCCGGCCCGATTCCGTTCCCGGTGGTGCACATCGACACCGGGCACAACTTCGACGAGGTCCTCGAGTTCCGCGACCGCGTGGTGGAGCAGCTCGGCGTCCGGCTGATCGTCGGCTCGGTCCAGGACGCGATCGACGAGGGCTTCGTGCGCGAGGAGCCGAACGGCTCGCGCAACCGCATCCAGACGCCCGTCCTGATCCGCACCACCGAGCAGCACGGCCTCAGCGCCCTGTTCGGCGGCGCCCGGCGCGACGAGGAGAAGGCCCGCGCCAAGGAGCGCGTGTTCTCCTTCCGCGACGACTTCGGGCAGTGGGACCCCAAGAACCAGCGCCCCGAGCTGTGGTCGCTCTACAACGGCCGCATCCATCCGGGCGAGAGCATCCGCTGCTTCCCGCTGTCGAACTGGACCGAGCTGGACATCTGGCAGTACATCGCCCGCGAGGACATCGAGCTGCCCGACATCTACTACGCCCAGAAGCGCGAGGTCTTCCTGCGCGGCGGCATGTACTTCACGATCAACCAGCACTGCCAGCCGCGCGACGACGAGGAGGTGTTCGTCGAGTCGGTCCGCTACCGCACCGTCGGCGACGCCACCCTGACCGCGGCGGTCCCCTCGACCGCCACCACGCCGGACGAGGTAGTGGCCGAGGTCGCCGCCACGCGCATCACCGAGCGCGGCGCCACCCGCGGCGACGACAAGGTCAGTGAGGCTGCGATGGAGGATCGCAAGAAGGAGGGCTACTTCTGA
- a CDS encoding DUF779 domain-containing protein, whose protein sequence is METEMSPEPVGSSLPTARVAVTPEAAELLRRLRADHDQPLMFHQSGGCCDGSAPMCYTQGTLLIGGADVLLGELDAGTPEPIPVWISAAQFAYWSHTHITIDVVPGRGAGFSIEGPTGHRFIIRSRVFTEGETSRMVPVVRGDATA, encoded by the coding sequence ATGGAGACCGAGATGTCACCCGAGCCCGTCGGGTCCTCCCTCCCGACGGCCCGGGTGGCCGTGACCCCGGAGGCGGCGGAGCTGCTCCGCCGCCTCCGGGCCGATCACGACCAGCCGTTGATGTTCCACCAGTCCGGCGGCTGCTGCGACGGGTCGGCGCCGATGTGCTACACCCAGGGCACGCTGCTGATCGGTGGTGCCGACGTGCTCCTGGGCGAGCTGGACGCGGGCACGCCCGAGCCGATCCCGGTGTGGATCTCGGCGGCGCAGTTCGCCTACTGGTCGCACACCCACATCACGATCGACGTCGTTCCCGGCCGCGGTGCCGGCTTCTCGATCGAGGGGCCGACGGGGCACCGCTTCATCATCCGGTCACGGGTATTCACCGAGGGCGAGACGTCCCGGATGGTGCCGGTGGTCCGAGGTGATGCGACGGCCTGA
- a CDS encoding type II toxin-antitoxin system PemK/MazF family toxin: MARPRLPAVLRRLAAIGRSVSSSSSPAAGTSRAPAGLDTTWSGNHDGRPDPGEIVWTWVPYEDDPSQGKDRPVLLIGRHPDATLVALQLTSRDHDRDAPQEARAGRFWMDIGSGPWDAQRRPSEVRLNRLIQVREQDVRREGAVLPREVYERVLGAARQYLP, encoded by the coding sequence GTGGCGCGACCGAGGCTCCCCGCCGTCCTGCGACGGCTGGCGGCGATCGGCCGTTCCGTCTCGTCCTCGTCGTCGCCGGCCGCGGGCACCTCGCGTGCCCCGGCCGGCCTCGACACGACGTGGTCCGGCAACCACGACGGTCGCCCCGATCCGGGTGAGATCGTCTGGACCTGGGTGCCGTACGAGGACGACCCGAGCCAGGGCAAGGACCGCCCTGTCCTGCTCATCGGGCGACACCCCGACGCCACCCTCGTCGCCCTCCAGCTGACCTCGCGGGACCACGACCGCGACGCGCCGCAGGAGGCGCGTGCGGGCCGCTTCTGGATGGACATCGGATCGGGCCCCTGGGACGCGCAGCGACGCCCCAGCGAGGTGCGGCTGAACCGGCTCATCCAGGTCCGTGAGCAGGACGTCCGGCGAGAAGGAGCGGTGCTTCCCCGCGAGGTGTACGAGCGCGTGTTGGGAGCTGCGCGACAATACCTGCCATGA
- a CDS encoding GAF domain-containing protein, whose product MPPGPTESPFAVPPGVDPDALARALHDAHDSFLSTGAVDGPVRSVVSESWRRSLLGGLDPERALAAITLDSSRLEEIRRDHPLAAGMPVVRRLLVESAADAGLLVAVSDAAGQLLWVEGAAQLRRMAEEMNFVPGADWSEASAGTNAPGTALALDRAVSLLGPEHLARQVTPWSCSAAPVHDPDTGAVLGVIDLTGGAEVASATSLGLVRATAAAVEAELRLERVRGAAASRTSPSPGVRRPRIDVLGVRGALLHHGTTTTRLSARHSEIALLVAAADRGLTTAELAVALSDDELPEVTIRAELSRLRQVLGGVRLESRPYRFAGAVDTDAQRIRDDLAAGRLRQAVARYRGPILPDSQAPAVVAARDDLHQLVRSHLLVCDDPDALLPFADTGHGRDDFEVWERIARVLPESSPRFAQVADHLERLDAELG is encoded by the coding sequence ATGCCGCCGGGGCCCACCGAATCGCCCTTCGCCGTACCGCCGGGAGTCGATCCCGACGCGTTGGCGCGGGCGCTGCACGACGCCCACGACTCCTTCCTGTCCACGGGAGCCGTCGACGGCCCTGTCCGGTCGGTGGTCAGCGAGTCGTGGCGGCGCAGCCTGCTCGGCGGGCTCGACCCCGAGCGCGCCCTCGCGGCGATCACGCTGGACTCCTCCCGGCTGGAGGAGATCCGTCGCGACCACCCGCTGGCCGCCGGGATGCCCGTCGTGCGGCGGCTGCTCGTCGAGAGTGCGGCCGACGCCGGCCTGCTGGTCGCCGTGAGCGACGCCGCGGGCCAGCTGCTGTGGGTCGAAGGGGCCGCGCAGTTGCGCCGCATGGCCGAGGAGATGAACTTCGTGCCGGGCGCCGACTGGAGCGAGGCCAGTGCCGGCACCAACGCGCCGGGCACCGCACTGGCGCTCGATCGCGCCGTGTCGCTGCTGGGGCCCGAGCACCTCGCCCGTCAGGTGACGCCCTGGAGCTGCTCGGCCGCGCCGGTGCACGACCCCGACACGGGGGCCGTCCTCGGGGTCATCGACCTCACGGGGGGCGCCGAGGTCGCGAGCGCGACGAGCCTGGGACTGGTCCGCGCCACGGCGGCGGCGGTCGAGGCCGAGCTGCGCCTGGAGCGCGTCCGCGGTGCGGCGGCGTCGCGCACGAGTCCCAGCCCCGGAGTGAGGCGCCCGCGGATCGACGTGCTGGGCGTCCGTGGGGCGCTGCTGCACCACGGGACGACCACCACCCGGCTCAGCGCCCGTCACAGTGAGATCGCGCTGCTCGTGGCCGCGGCCGACCGCGGCCTGACCACCGCCGAGCTGGCGGTCGCGCTCAGCGACGACGAGCTGCCCGAGGTGACGATCCGCGCCGAGCTGTCCCGGCTGCGTCAGGTCCTCGGCGGCGTGCGCCTGGAGTCGCGGCCGTACCGGTTCGCCGGGGCGGTGGACACCGATGCCCAGCGGATCCGCGACGACCTCGCCGCCGGTCGGCTGCGCCAGGCCGTCGCGCGCTACCGCGGGCCGATCCTGCCCGACTCGCAGGCGCCCGCGGTGGTGGCGGCCCGCGACGACCTGCACCAGCTGGTGCGCTCGCACCTGCTCGTCTGCGACGACCCCGACGCGCTGCTCCCGTTCGCCGACACCGGGCACGGCCGTGACGACTTCGAGGTCTGGGAGCGCATCGCCCGCGTCCTGCCCGAGTCCTCACCCCGTTTCGCGCAGGTCGCCGACCACCTCGAGCGGCTCGACGCCGAGCTCGGCTGA